The genome window GCCTGCGGCGCGGCGCCATCATCCAGTGGCCATGGAAGCTGCGACGCACCGCGCTTAAAAACGGCCCGTGGGTTTACGAGCTATTCAATCTCGAACAAGATCCGTACGAAAAAGCCAACGCCCACAAACAAGGCAAAGCCTATCCTGAAATCACCGACCGCCTCAGCCGCCGTCTCGACGAACTGAGTAAAGACGCTCCGCCGGCCTTCTGGCAAGAAGGCAACGGCAACGCCCCGAAAGGCTGGACACCGCCGCCCATTATCGGACCCGATCAATAATGGGTTTTATTCAAACCCGTTGCGGGTTTCGTCTGCGCCGGCGGACAGCAGTTCGTCGGCCGTAAAGGAGGATGTGATTCCGACACAGTGTGCGCCGGCGGCTTTGGCGGCCTGCACGCCGTTAACCGCATCTTCAAAGACCGTTGCATCCGCCGGATCAACGCCAAGCCGCCGGGCTGCTTCGAGGAAAATGTCCGGGGCCGGCTTCTTGTGCTCAATCTCCAGCCCATTGACCAGCGCATCGAACAGCTTCTCGTCGAGGTCCATCTCATGCAGGTTGGTTTTGAGCTTCACTTCGTCGGCACTGGTGGCCACCGCCAGCAGAATTCCCTCAGCCCGGGCACTTTCAATAAACACCTTTACTCCCGGCAAAGCCTGGAGCTTTCCCTTCACACACTCGCCGTACAGGCGATAGGTCTCGGCTTTGTCGCGTTCAAGGTTCAGGATGATGCCGTGTTTTTCGGCCACACCGCCGATATAACGATCTTCGCCGGATCCGACAAAAGGCAGAAAATCCTCCTCCGGAACATCTACTTCATGGGTTTCCTTAAACATGCGAACAGCGGCCTCGGCAATAAACGGCTCGGAGTCGCACAGCACTCCGTCCATATCAAAAATATATGCTTTACTCATCAATTTTTATTCCTTTTCGAACGATCATACACACCGTTCCAAACATTGGAAATGGATTGAGTCACTGGCTGTTGTTTTTCCAGAACCTGGTATTTTGGCAGAACGGCTCTAACCAACCTGTTTGTAATACTCAACTGCAGTACGATTTGGAACGACCAGAACCTGTTCGAGCAGTTTTTGGCGGTCAGCATCCGTCAACACTGAAAATGAGCGGGCCAGTTCGATTTTTTCTTCCAGCAGGCCTTTGTTTTCTGCTCCGGTAATCAACGTGCTGATCGGAAGAGACCAGGCAAACTGAAGTGCATCGGAAACGGAAAGAGCCGTTGGAATAACCGGCGTATCACTTTGCCAGCGAACCTTTCCATTCACTTCCTTACGGTCGAAAAAACGGCCGTCCGCCAGCGTTTTCATTGCCAAAACGCCAAGCCCCTGCTCAACAGCATCCGGAAGGACCTGGCGGACAAAACTGTGCTCGGAAGCGCCATCAACTGGATTGATCGGCATTTGAAGCGTGGAAAACAGTGACTGTTCGGGAACGCGTTTCAGCATTTCAAGATGGGCATACGGGTTTTGGTGTCCGGTAAAGCCAACGTAACGCGTTCCGCCGGATTCCAGAATTTGAGTCAGTGCGTCCAGAACACCGTTATCGATCCGTGAAACGACATCATCCGGTGTTTTCAGAGAATGAAGCTGCAGCAAGTCCACAGAATCCACACCCAGACGTTTTCGGGACAGGTCAAATTCCCGAAGCACTCCGTCGCGGTCTGCGGCCTGAGACTTGGTCATCAGGAAAATATCGTCACGATATTTTGGAACCAGAAACTGTCCATAACGCTCTTCACTGAGTCCTTTTCCATAGTTATGGGCCGTATCGAAAAATCGAACTCCTCCGGCGATAGCCGTTTCGATTACTTCCTGAGCATCGCGTTCCGAGGTCCAGCCGATATGAAATCCACCCACTCCCAGCATGGTGATCCGCTCACCGGTTCGGCCTAATGCACGCTGCGGCAGCAGCGCTCCCCACCGATCGGCCAAAAGAGGAGCAGAGGCCGAAAACACATCGCGGCACATCAATGCGCCGGTAAAGGTTGTCATCCTGCGAATGAAACTGCGTCTAGAACTCATGGGCACCTCCGGCTGAAGAATGCCGAAAGCCTACCTCAAAGCTGAGTGCCATTCAACCCGGCAATGTTGATGACTAAGCATGAACCTCTTCGAGTTTTTCCTGCCCGTTCTCAGCAGCAAGGTCTTCAGGAGCCGTTTCGCTTTCCTCCCTGAACTCCACCGGCAAAGAGAAACTCAGCCGCTTTGTCAGCTCTGAAGGTTCCTGGAGGCACAGAGTTCCGCCGAGCAGTTCTGCATAGCGGCGAGTCAAAGAAAGACGCAATTCCTCTTCGTTCATTTCGCGAGTCGGCTTTTCCTCACTATTGGAATCAAACAGCCCCCCGGTCACTGCGGCATCCTGGTCTAGACTGCTGTACACCAGAAGGAACTCCATTTTCTTATGATGCTCGTCGAGATTCTCGCATGTTACATGCAGTCCGACCCGCCCCTTCCCGTCCGTTTTTTCGAGTGCATGGTCAAAGAGAGAGTCCAATACCTGTCGGATCCCGGCCGGATCAATACAAACTGTCGGCGGGAGACTGCTCGAACGGCTCAGGGCAAAAAACAGCCTTCTCTCTTTTGCTTTTTCAGTAAATTCGTCGGTCAGTCCGGTTAAAAATGTATTCAGGACAAAAGGCTCCGGCTGCAGGTGAATTCCACCGTTTTCGAGCTGAAAAAGCTCCTGCTGATAGTTGAGCATCGACTGCAATCGCTGCCCGCAGCGGTTGATTTTCTTTAAACGGGTCCGCAGTCCGCTCGGCAGGTCATCATCATCATCAAGAACCGCTGCAGACAACTGTACGACTGGTTCCAGAGGTGCAGTTAAGTCTTCAGCAAAATCATAGACCTTACGCCCGCTGGCTTCGATCGTCTTACGCAACCGCTCTGCTTCCTGCGTGACGATTCGACGCGCATCCGCCTCCT of Tichowtungia aerotolerans contains these proteins:
- a CDS encoding HAD family hydrolase, with the protein product MSKAYIFDMDGVLCDSEPFIAEAAVRMFKETHEVDVPEEDFLPFVGSGEDRYIGGVAEKHGIILNLERDKAETYRLYGECVKGKLQALPGVKVFIESARAEGILLAVATSADEVKLKTNLHEMDLDEKLFDALVNGLEIEHKKPAPDIFLEAARRLGVDPADATVFEDAVNGVQAAKAAGAHCVGITSSFTADELLSAGADETRNGFE
- a CDS encoding aldo/keto reductase, whose translation is MSSRRSFIRRMTTFTGALMCRDVFSASAPLLADRWGALLPQRALGRTGERITMLGVGGFHIGWTSERDAQEVIETAIAGGVRFFDTAHNYGKGLSEERYGQFLVPKYRDDIFLMTKSQAADRDGVLREFDLSRKRLGVDSVDLLQLHSLKTPDDVVSRIDNGVLDALTQILESGGTRYVGFTGHQNPYAHLEMLKRVPEQSLFSTLQMPINPVDGASEHSFVRQVLPDAVEQGLGVLAMKTLADGRFFDRKEVNGKVRWQSDTPVIPTALSVSDALQFAWSLPISTLITGAENKGLLEEKIELARSFSVLTDADRQKLLEQVLVVPNRTAVEYYKQVG